A stretch of DNA from Candidatus Omnitrophota bacterium:
CCGCTCTTCATAGCCTCTACTGTAAAGAGCCTTACAGGATAGAAATATCTCGATAGATCCCTGAAAGCAAGGAATCCATTGCAAAATAGGGCTTCCGCAAAATAGCATGCGGTAAGCCCTATAAGCAAAGCCACTACAAATAATCCTCTATTCCTCAAAGACGCGTCTCTTACCAACTCGTGTTGTGAGCGGCAAAGATCTTGCCATGATCTGAATTTGCCGTATTATTAACATACACCCAACCTGCGGCAGTGCTGGTACCCTTACTTGATGTTGTCACGATTAAGGTGTTGACATTAGTGGCCATATTCGCGTTGGCGGGTACCCCCTGCGCCATCCAGTTTTTTATCTCATCTGTAACAGAAGGAAATCTCGCATCGTTGCCCGCGGCAGCTTGAGCGTAAAAAATAGATATCGCTGAACGGAGGCCGCCCAAAGCGCCTTGAGTGGCCGCGTTCTTCGCCTGGTTTGTAAGGTCAACAAACTTCGGCATAGCTACTGTAGCGAGTATACCCAGAATTACTATGACGATAACAAGTTCAACAAGCGTAAAACCCCTCTTCATGATACCCTCCCCTTTTTTGTATGCGCTGAACAATTTTTTACCAGTCCGTGTTGTGAGCAGCGAAGATCTTGCCATGATCTGAATTTGCCGTATTATTAACATACACCCAGCCTGCGGCAGTGCTGGTACCCTTACTTGATGTTGTCACGATTAAGGTGTTGACATTAGTGGCCATATTCGCGTTGGCGGGTACCCCCTGCGCCATCGCGTCGCTTATTTGAGTGGTATCGCTTGGAAATGCCGCAGTACCGTTAATAGCAGACTGCGCGTAAAATATAGCTATGGCCGAACGAAGGCCGCCCAAAGCGCCTTGAGTGGCAGCGTTCTTAGCTGAATCGGTAAGGTCGACAAACTTCGGTATTGCCACTGCCGCCAGGATACCCAATATCACTATCACTATCACAAGTTCTATCAACGTGAAACCCCTCTTCATGACACCCTCCCCTTTTTGTATGTGCGAAACAATTTTTTACCAGTCCGTGTTGTGAGCGGCGAAGATCTTTCCATGGTCTGGGCTTGTCGTATTGTTAATATATACCCAGCCTGCAGAAGCATTGGTAGCCTTGGCAGTCAATGTTGTGATTATGGTATTGATATCGGTGGCCATATTCGCGTTGGCGGGTACGCCCTGCGCCATCGCATCGCGTATCTCATCGGTCACGCTTGGAAACCTGGCAGTTCCGGCAACGGCATTCTGTGCATAGAATATGTATATTCCTGCTCTCAAGCCGCCCAACGCGCCCTGCGTAGCCGCGTTCTTAGCGGCATTTATAAGATCCGCGTATTTCGGGATCGCTACCGCGGATAAGATTCCTAATATGACAATGACTGTGACGAGCTCGATCAAAGTAAAACCCTTCCTCATCATCAACTCCTTTCCGCCCGCAAAAAGGGTCTAAGAGTTCCCCTTAAGCACAAAAATGATAAAAAAAATTACAATGAGCTCAAAAATTTTATAAACTCTCAAATTATGCGTAAAGTATACCATATGTTTTTAGGGTTGTCAATGCTGGAAGAGGGATATGAGGTTCCACATGGGCAAAAATATGGCAAGAGCCATGGTCAGGACCATCGCTCCAAGGACCACCACGAAGACAGGCTCCATTATGGTAGAGAGGTTCTGGATGATATAATCGGCTTCCTGGTCATAGTATTGGGAAATATTCATCATCAGCTCGTCGACCTTACCGGAGCTTTCTCCTATGGCGACCATATTTACCACAAGAGGAGGAAAAGCGCCGCTTATACGCATCGGTTCGGAAATACCTTTACCTTCTTTTACACTCACAATGATATTATCAACTGCCCTGGAGATTACCGCATTTGAAGCCGTCTTGGAAGCCATATCGAGTACCTGCAATATAGGGAGCCCGCTCCTTATCAATATCGACATAGTCCGCGTAAATCTCGAGATCACGAGCATCGTCATAGGTTCCCCGAATATGGGAGCTTTCAGCTGAAACGAATCCCATCGATATCTTCCGCCCTTTGTGTTTATATACCTATTGAAAAGGAAAGCGATGGCGCCGCCGACAACAGCCAGGATATACCAGTATTTACGCATAGCGACGCTCATGCCCATGAGTATCTTCGTCGGAAGCGGCAATCCCGTCTTGAACTGCGCGAATATCGTCGCGAATTTCGGTATTACGAACGTGACGACGACAAAGAACGCTCCGGCGAGCGCGCATAAAGTTATTATAGGATAACGGACGGCAGCTTTTATCTTATTCTTTGTATCGAGCTCTTTTTCCGTGAACTGGACGAGCCTCTCCATAATCTCATCCATCTGGCCGCTCGCCTCCGCCGCCCTTATCATATTGACGTAAAATTCGTTGAAGACCTGCGGATATTTCGAAAGGGCGTCCGAGAAGCTTACTCCCCTCTCTACGTTGGACGCGACGTCCTTTATTATACTCCTGAAAAATTTATTCTTGGTCTGCTTCTCGATAGTATCCAGGTTGGACAATAAAGTGACTCCCGCTTTCTGCAGGGACAGGAGCTGCCGCGTGAACATTATAAGGTCCGCCTCTTTCACTTTATCGAACCTGGCGAGGAATTTGGAAATGGGGTCGTTCGACTCCTCCGCTTCCGCTATCGAGATCGGCACATACCCCATAGCCCCCAGGCTCGCCGCGACAGCCTGCTTGTCGGCTCCGCTTACAACGCCTGACACGGACCTGCCGAATTTGTCTCTCGCCTTATATTTAAAATCCGCCACTTTTGCTATTCCTCCGTAACGCGTATGACTTCTTCGGGGGTCGTAATACCGCGTATGACCTTATCCAGCCCGTCGCCGCGCAGCGTCGTCATGCCTTCGCTTATCGCCACTTTTCTTATGTCGAGCGCGCCGGCCTTGGCGATGATCAATTTCTTGATCTCGTCGCTGATGACCATGAGCTCATGGATACCTGTCCTGCCTCCATAGCCCGACCCCTTGCAATGGCTGCAGCCTTTAGCCTTGTAAAATTTGACCTGTTCCTTTATTCCCAGTTCTTTAAGCGCCGCCGCTGTCGGCGTATAAGCCTCTTTGCATTCCGGGCAGAGGACGCGCACAAGCCTCTGCGCCAATATCGCCAGCACCGAGCTGGATATCAGGAACGGCTCTACCCCCATATCGATAAGACGCGATATGGAGCTGGGCGCGTCGTTCGTATGCAGGGTCGAAAAGACGAGATGGCCTGTAAGGGACGCCTGGACTGCGATCTCGGCGGTCTCTTTATCCCTTATCTCTCCCACCATCACTATATCCGGATCCTGCCTAAGTATGCTGCGCAGTCCCGCGGCGAAGGTCAGGCCCGCCTTAACATTTACCTGGGTCTGCCTGATCAAAGGTATCTCGTATTCGACCGGATCCTCTACTGTAATTATGTTCTTCTCAAGCGAATTAATGGCGGACAGGGCCGAATATAATGTAGTCGTCTTGCCGCTTCCCGTCGGGCCCGTTACCAGTATGATGCCGTACGCCGCGCGTATAAGCTTGTTAAAACCGTTAAAATCCTTTTCATTAAAACCAAGCTGTTCTACCCCGACCATGACGCTCGTCTTATCCAGGATTCTCATGACGATGTTTTCGCCGTGGATCGTCGGAAACGTGGATACCCTGAGGTCTAGGACCTTATTCTCCATCTTCATGTTAATCTTGCCGTCCTGCGGCTTCCTCGACTCCGCGATGTCGAGCTTGGACAGTATCTTTATTCTCGATGAGATTATATTCTGCAGTTCTTTCGGAGGTGTGGCTATCTCATGCAGGATGCCGTCGATCCTGAATCTCACGCGGACGAGATTCTCTTCGGGCTCTATATGTATGTCGCTAGCCTTCTCTTTTATCGCCTGCATCAGTATCAGGTTGACCAGCCTTACAACGGGCGCCTCTTCCGCTGCCTTGGTCAACGCCTTGGATCCCTGGCCGTCCGGAGTGATGGCGGCAAGCTTGGCGGCATCTATCGTCTTTATGACCTCGTCCAGCCCCCCGGGAGAACCATAATATTGGTCTATGGCAAGCCTTATATCGCTCTCCGTTGAAAGGACAGGCTCTATTATAGGTATCTTAGACTTCATCCTTACTTCATCGATCGCCATTATATCACGAGGATTTGCCATGGCAAGGGTCAGGCTGTCGCCGACCTTGAAGAGCGGGATCACCTTGTGTTTTCTGGCGAGATCTTCGGAAACATTGACGAGAACGTCCGGGTCTATCAGGTAG
This window harbors:
- a CDS encoding type II secretion system protein; protein product: MKRGFTLVELVIVIVILGILATVAMPKFVDLTNQAKNAATQGALGGLRSAISIFYAQAAAGNDARFPSVTDEIKNWMAQGVPANANMATNVNTLIVTTSSKGTSTAAGWVYVNNTANSDHGKIFAAHNTSW
- a CDS encoding prepilin-type N-terminal cleavage/methylation domain-containing protein is translated as MKRGFTLIELVIVIVILGILAAVAIPKFVDLTDSAKNAATQGALGGLRSAIAIFYAQSAINGTAAFPSDTTQISDAMAQGVPANANMATNVNTLIVTTSSKGTSTAAGWVYVNNTANSDHGKIFAAHNTDW
- a CDS encoding prepilin-type N-terminal cleavage/methylation domain-containing protein — its product is MMRKGFTLIELVTVIVILGILSAVAIPKYADLINAAKNAATQGALGGLRAGIYIFYAQNAVAGTARFPSVTDEIRDAMAQGVPANANMATDINTIITTLTAKATNASAGWVYINNTTSPDHGKIFAAHNTDW
- a CDS encoding type II secretion system F family protein, which encodes MADFKYKARDKFGRSVSGVVSGADKQAVAASLGAMGYVPISIAEAEESNDPISKFLARFDKVKEADLIMFTRQLLSLQKAGVTLLSNLDTIEKQTKNKFFRSIIKDVASNVERGVSFSDALSKYPQVFNEFYVNMIRAAEASGQMDEIMERLVQFTEKELDTKNKIKAAVRYPIITLCALAGAFFVVVTFVIPKFATIFAQFKTGLPLPTKILMGMSVAMRKYWYILAVVGGAIAFLFNRYINTKGGRYRWDSFQLKAPIFGEPMTMLVISRFTRTMSILIRSGLPILQVLDMASKTASNAVISRAVDNIIVSVKEGKGISEPMRISGAFPPLVVNMVAIGESSGKVDELMMNISQYYDQEADYIIQNLSTIMEPVFVVVLGAMVLTMALAIFLPMWNLISLFQH
- the gspE gene encoding type II secretion system ATPase GspE, which codes for MAKKEAIIDILLAKKLVTADQIDRAKEDMKKTGLPLDKTLSKLGYITEDKIAHAVAESMNVMVIELKNYLIDPDVLVNVSEDLARKHKVIPLFKVGDSLTLAMANPRDIMAIDEVRMKSKIPIIEPVLSTESDIRLAIDQYYGSPGGLDEVIKTIDAAKLAAITPDGQGSKALTKAAEEAPVVRLVNLILMQAIKEKASDIHIEPEENLVRVRFRIDGILHEIATPPKELQNIISSRIKILSKLDIAESRKPQDGKINMKMENKVLDLRVSTFPTIHGENIVMRILDKTSVMVGVEQLGFNEKDFNGFNKLIRAAYGIILVTGPTGSGKTTTLYSALSAINSLEKNIITVEDPVEYEIPLIRQTQVNVKAGLTFAAGLRSILRQDPDIVMVGEIRDKETAEIAVQASLTGHLVFSTLHTNDAPSSISRLIDMGVEPFLISSSVLAILAQRLVRVLCPECKEAYTPTAAALKELGIKEQVKFYKAKGCSHCKGSGYGGRTGIHELMVISDEIKKLIIAKAGALDIRKVAISEGMTTLRGDGLDKVIRGITTPEEVIRVTEE